The following coding sequences lie in one Changpingibacter yushuensis genomic window:
- a CDS encoding fumarate hydratase, whose translation MPEFMYKDMLPSQGDPTEYRLLTTEGVEVVVGPDGEEFLKVAPEALELLSRTAFHDISHYLRTAHLEQVAKILDDPEASPNDRFVAKTLLRNAYISAQGILPMCQDTGTAIISGKRGQHVLTAGCDEESLAKGVFDAYTNLNLRYSQNAPLSMFEEVNTGSNLPAQIELAADTARGHELSYKFLFMAKGGGSANKSYLYQETKAILNEAALMPFLEAKIRSLGTAACPPYHLGIVVGGTSAEFALKTAKYASAHYLDELPDHGGKEGYGFRDHDIEEKVLELTRQIGIGAQFGGKYFCHDVRVIRLPRHGASLPVAISVSCSADRQARAKITPEGIFLEKLETDPGRFYPAQSEVELGAPSEETIHIDLNQPMEVIRAQLSRYPVKTRVSLSGPIIVARDIAHAKLRERLEAGEELPAYVRDHPIYYAGPAKTPEGKASGSFGPTTAGRMDSYVDLLQSHGASMVMLAKGNRSQQVTDACQKWGGFYLGSIGGPAAQLAEDCIKKVELVEYPELGMEAIWRIEVEDFPAFIIVDDKGNDFFAHSQEVSVTLGKKPETAVL comes from the coding sequence TTGCCGGAATTCATGTACAAGGACATGCTCCCTTCCCAAGGGGATCCCACCGAATACCGTCTGTTGACCACGGAAGGTGTAGAGGTGGTCGTCGGTCCGGACGGCGAAGAGTTCCTCAAGGTTGCACCCGAAGCACTTGAGCTTCTTTCTCGGACCGCTTTCCACGATATCTCGCACTACCTGCGTACCGCGCACTTGGAACAAGTGGCGAAGATTCTTGATGACCCCGAGGCTTCTCCCAACGATCGATTCGTGGCCAAGACCCTCCTGCGCAATGCATATATCTCCGCGCAAGGTATCCTTCCCATGTGCCAAGACACCGGCACCGCGATCATTTCAGGCAAGCGTGGCCAGCACGTGCTGACGGCTGGTTGTGATGAAGAATCCCTCGCTAAGGGAGTCTTTGACGCATACACAAACCTGAACCTGCGTTACTCGCAGAACGCCCCGCTCTCCATGTTCGAAGAGGTCAACACTGGTTCGAATCTGCCAGCCCAAATCGAACTGGCTGCTGACACTGCGCGTGGCCACGAGCTTTCCTACAAGTTCCTGTTCATGGCAAAGGGAGGCGGTTCAGCCAACAAGTCCTACCTGTATCAAGAGACCAAGGCAATACTCAACGAAGCCGCACTTATGCCATTCCTTGAGGCGAAGATCCGCTCGCTTGGCACGGCGGCCTGCCCGCCGTATCACTTAGGCATCGTGGTGGGTGGCACCTCGGCAGAGTTCGCGCTTAAGACAGCCAAGTACGCCTCAGCGCACTACCTAGATGAACTCCCTGATCACGGTGGCAAAGAAGGTTACGGCTTCCGCGATCACGATATTGAGGAGAAGGTCCTTGAGCTGACTCGCCAGATCGGGATTGGTGCCCAGTTCGGCGGAAAATACTTCTGCCACGATGTCCGCGTCATTAGGCTCCCGCGCCACGGAGCGTCGCTGCCTGTAGCGATCTCTGTCTCTTGCTCTGCTGATCGTCAGGCTCGCGCAAAGATCACACCTGAAGGCATCTTCTTGGAGAAGCTGGAGACTGATCCTGGCCGCTTCTATCCGGCGCAGAGTGAAGTGGAACTTGGAGCACCTAGCGAAGAGACCATTCACATCGACCTCAACCAACCAATGGAGGTGATCCGAGCTCAGCTCTCCCGCTACCCTGTCAAGACGCGCGTCTCATTGTCCGGTCCCATCATTGTGGCTCGCGACATCGCGCACGCCAAGCTTCGCGAGCGCCTCGAAGCTGGCGAGGAACTCCCTGCATACGTGCGCGATCACCCTATCTACTATGCTGGCCCGGCGAAAACTCCTGAAGGCAAGGCCTCTGGCTCTTTTGGTCCCACTACGGCTGGACGCATGGATTCCTACGTGGATCTACTGCAGTCCCATGGCGCTTCTATGGTTATGCTCGCCAAGGGAAACCGTTCCCAGCAGGTAACCGATGCTTGCCAGAAGTGGGGAGGTTTCTACCTAGGATCGATCGGTGGCCCGGCAGCCCAGCTGGCTGAGGATTGCATCAAGAAGGTTGAACTAGTGGAGTATCCAGAGTTGGGAATGGAAGCAATCTGGCGCATCGAAGTAGAAGATTTCCCTGCCTTCATCATTGTTGATGACAAGGGCAACGATTTCTTTGCTCATTCGCAGGAAGTATCCGTGACGTTGGGCAAGAAACCCGAAACTGCCGTTTTGTGA